From a single Peromyscus maniculatus bairdii isolate BWxNUB_F1_BW_parent chromosome 4, HU_Pman_BW_mat_3.1, whole genome shotgun sequence genomic region:
- the LOC143272752 gene encoding olfactory receptor 4F3/4F16/4F29-like, producing MERVNHSVSSEFVFLGFTNSWDIQLLLLVFSSMLYLASMMGNCLIIFTVASDPHLHSPMYFFLSILSFTDVGFSSTTSPKMIYDLFKKHKAISFRGCIIQIFFIHAIGGVEMVLLIAMAFDRYVAICKPLHYLTMMSPKMCIFVLITALVVGLVHSVIQLAFIVNLPFCGPNILDSFYCDLPQFLKLACMDTYRMELLVSINSGFMSVGTFFLLIISYIVIIFTVQKHSSSGSSKALSTLSAHVTVVVLFFVPAIFFYTRPSSSTHLDKFLALFDAVVTPFLNPVIYTLRNQEMKMAIRRVFGQIMGYRQVS from the coding sequence ATGGAAAGAGTGAATCATTCTGTGTCATCAGAGTTTGTGTTCCTGGGATTCACCAACTCCTGGGATATCCAGCTTCTGCTCCTTGTGTTCTCCTCAATGTTGTACCTGGCAAGCATGATGGGAAACTGCCTCATCATTTTCACCGTGGCTTCTGACCCTCACTTACATTCCCCTATGTACTTTTTTCTGTCCATCCTCTCCTTCACCGATGTAGGTTTTTCTTCTACCACTTCACCCAAGATGATTTATGACTTATTCAAAAAACACAAAGCCATTTCCTTTAGAGGTTGCATTATTCAAATCTTCTTCATCCATGCCATTGGTGGTGTGGAGATGGTGCTGCTCATAGCCATGGCCTTTGATAGATATGTGGCCATATGTAAGCCTCTCCACTATCTGACCATGATGAGCCCCAAGATGTGCATCTTCGTTTTAATTACTGCTTTGGTAGTTGGCCTTGTGCACTCTGTGATACAACTGGCTTTCATTGTAAATTTACCTTTCTGTGGTCCTAATATATTGGACAGCTTCTACTGTGAccttcctcagtttctcaaaCTTGCTTGCATGGACACATATAGAATGGAATTACTGGTCTCAATCAATAGTGGATTCATGTCTGTGGGTACCTTCTTTCTATTGATCATTTCCTATATTGTCATCATATTTACTGTTCAAAAACACTCGTCAAGTGGCTCCTCCAAGGCTCTGTCTACACTTTCAGCTCACGTGACTGTTGTGGTTTTATTCTTTGTTCCTGCCATATTTTTCTATACACGGCCTTCTTCCTCTACACACCTGGATAAGTTTCTGGCCCTATTTGATGCAGTTGTTACTCCTTTTTTGAATCCTGTGATCTACACATTGAGAAATCAAGAAATGAAGATGGCAATAAGGAGAGTATTCGGACAGATAATGGGCTATAGACAAGTCTCCTGA
- the LOC143272751 gene encoding olfactory receptor 4F3/4F16/4F29-like encodes MTNSMEKVNHSVSSEFVFLGLTNSWDIQLLLFVFSSMLYLASMMGNCLIIFTVASDPHLHSPMYFLLSILSFTDVGISSATSPKMIYDLFKKHKAISFRGCIIQIFFIHAIGGVEMVLLIAMAFDRYVAICKPLHYLTMMSPKMCIFVLITALVVGLVHSVIQLAFIVNLPFCGPNILDNFYCDLPQFIKLACMDTYRMELLVSINSGFMSLGTFFLLIISYIVIIFTVQKHSSSGSSKALSTLSAHVTVVVLFFGPAIFFYTWPSSSTHLDKFLALFDAVVTPFLNPVIYTLRNQEMKMAIRRIFRQIMGYRQVS; translated from the coding sequence ATGACAAATTCAATGGAAAAAGTGAATCATTCTGTATCATCAGAATTTGTGTTCCTGGGACTCACCAACTCCTGGGATATCCAGCTTCTGCTCTTTGTGTTCTCTTCAATGTTGTACCTGGCAAGCATGATGGGAAACTGCCTCATCATTTTCACCGTGGCTTCTGACCCTCACTTACATTCCCCTATGTACTTTCTTCTGTCCATCCTCTCCTTCACCGATGTAGGTATTTCTTCTGCCACTTCACCCAAGATGATTTATGACTTATTCAAAAAACACAAAGCCATCTCCTTTAGAGGTTGCATTATTCAAATCTTCTTCATCCATGCCATTGGTGGCGTGGAGATGGTGCTGCTCATAGCCATGGCCTTTGACAGATATGTGGCCATATGTAAGCCTCTCCACTATCTGACCATGATGAGCCCCAAGATGTGCATCTTCGTTTTAATTACTGCTTTGGTAGTTGGCCTTGTGCACTCTGTGATACAACTGGCTTTCATTGTAAATTTACCTTTCTGTGGTCCTAATATATTGGACAACTTCTACTGTGACCTTCCCCAGTTTATCAAACTTGCTTGCATGGACACATATAGAATGGAATTACTGGTCTCAATCAATAGTGGATTCATGTCTCTGGGTACCTTTTTCCTATTGATCATTTCCTATATTGTCATCATATTTACTGTTCAGAAACACTCATCAAGTGGCTCCTCCAAGGCTCTGTCTACACTTTCAGCTCACGTGACTGTTGTGGTTTTATTCTTTGGTCCTGCCATATTTTTCTATACATGGCCTTCTTCCTCTACACACCTGGATAAGTTTCTGGCCCTATTTGATGCAGTTGTTACTCCTTTTTTGAACCCTGTGATCTACACATTGAGAAATCAAGAAATGAAGATGGCAATAAGGAGAATATTCAGACAGATAATGGGCTATAGACAAGTCTCCTGA